In Halovulum dunhuangense, one genomic interval encodes:
- the dnaQ gene encoding DNA polymerase III subunit epsilon encodes MREIVLDTETTGLDPHDGHRIVEIGAVELRNHMPTGRTYHQYINPQRDMPAEALAVHGITEEFLADKPVFSDIAQAFLDFVDDARLVIHNAAFDMKFLNAELKWTNKPVLPWERAIDTLDIARKRFPGAQNSLDALCRRFNVDNSAREKHGALLDSEILAEVYLELIGGRQPDFALSVVSTTQVLTGSAGDYTPPARPRPLGARLTEAEAEAHRAFVAGLKDGGLWPA; translated from the coding sequence ATGCGTGAAATCGTGCTCGATACGGAAACCACCGGCCTCGACCCCCATGACGGGCATCGTATCGTCGAAATCGGGGCGGTGGAGTTGCGCAACCACATGCCCACGGGGCGCACCTATCACCAATACATCAACCCCCAGCGCGACATGCCCGCCGAGGCGCTGGCAGTCCACGGGATCACGGAGGAATTCCTGGCCGACAAGCCCGTGTTCAGCGACATCGCGCAGGCTTTTCTGGATTTCGTGGACGATGCCAGGCTGGTGATCCACAACGCCGCCTTCGACATGAAGTTCCTGAACGCCGAGTTGAAATGGACCAACAAGCCGGTCCTGCCCTGGGAACGGGCGATCGACACGCTTGATATCGCACGCAAGAGATTTCCGGGCGCGCAGAACTCGCTGGATGCGCTGTGCCGCCGGTTCAATGTGGACAACTCGGCGCGCGAGAAGCATGGCGCCCTGCTGGACAGCGAGATCCTGGCCGAGGTCTATCTGGAGCTTATCGGCGGCCGACAGCCGGATTTCGCGCTGAGCGTGGTGTCGACGACGCAGGTGCTCACGGGAAGCGCCGGCGATTACACGCCGCCCGCCCGCCCGCGCCCCCTGGGTGCGCGGCTTACCGAGGCCGAGGCCGAGGCGCATCGGGCGTTCGTCGCCGGGCTGAAGGATGGGGGGTTGTGGCCGGCGTGA
- the hemJ gene encoding protoporphyrinogen oxidase HemJ, whose translation MLVSLYPWLKAFHIMAVIAWMAGLFYLPRLFVHHAERAAPGSEMAETFVMMEQKLLRLIMNPSMIASWVLGVLLILSLGLGTVMSEGWFHVKLTAVIAMTVFHMWCARHRRLFAEGGATLSGRRYRIMNEVPTLLMIVIVIMVVVKPF comes from the coding sequence ATGCTGGTATCGCTCTATCCCTGGCTCAAGGCGTTCCACATCATGGCGGTGATTGCCTGGATGGCCGGGCTATTCTATCTGCCGCGGCTGTTCGTCCATCATGCAGAACGAGCGGCCCCGGGATCCGAGATGGCCGAGACTTTCGTCATGATGGAGCAAAAGCTACTTCGGCTGATCATGAACCCCTCGATGATCGCATCCTGGGTTCTTGGGGTATTGCTCATCCTGTCGCTCGGCCTTGGTACGGTCATGTCCGAAGGCTGGTTCCATGTGAAGCTTACGGCCGTGATCGCGATGACGGTGTTCCACATGTGGTGTGCCAGACATCGACGGCTTTTTGCCGAAGGCGGGGCGACACTCTCGGGGCGCCGATATCGCATCATGAACGAGGTTCCGACCTTGCTGATGATCGTCATCGTGATCATGGTCGTGGTGAAGCCGTTCTAG
- a CDS encoding pyruvate, water dikinase regulatory protein, with translation MITAPRILRVLLLSDSTGETVGSAARAAISQFSDVEAQFTVLPFLRSVDDIEAIPHATFEATDIIVFTLVDPRVVARANHRAERFGIPVISLLDPLLSGIAGVLRQEPARLPGQQYLMNSRYLDRVAAIDFAIAHDDGLSERHLLAADVILVGVSRTSKTPTCIYLGYQGIRAANVPLVPGQAPPPGLLAAIEAGIPVIGLTASAARIGQVRESRLSALGNPGIPAYSDPSRIEDELVFARLFFDRYKLPVIDVTRRSIEETAASIRHILTGHT, from the coding sequence ATGATCACCGCACCAAGGATCCTTCGGGTACTTCTGCTGTCCGATTCCACCGGCGAGACTGTCGGCTCGGCAGCCCGTGCCGCCATCAGCCAGTTTTCGGATGTCGAGGCGCAGTTCACGGTCCTGCCCTTCCTGCGCAGCGTCGACGATATCGAGGCGATCCCCCACGCCACGTTCGAGGCGACCGACATCATCGTCTTTACCCTTGTCGATCCACGGGTCGTCGCGCGGGCAAACCATCGTGCAGAACGTTTCGGGATACCGGTGATCTCGCTTCTCGATCCCCTTCTCTCGGGGATCGCCGGTGTCCTTCGGCAAGAGCCGGCGCGTCTGCCGGGTCAGCAGTATCTGATGAACAGCCGGTATCTGGACCGGGTCGCGGCCATCGACTTCGCCATTGCCCATGATGATGGCCTGTCCGAAAGGCACCTTCTTGCAGCAGACGTCATCCTGGTCGGAGTAAGCCGCACGTCGAAGACGCCGACCTGTATCTATCTCGGCTATCAGGGGATCCGTGCCGCCAATGTTCCCCTGGTCCCGGGACAGGCGCCGCCGCCGGGGCTTCTGGCGGCGATCGAGGCGGGTATCCCCGTCATCGGTCTTACCGCAAGTGCCGCACGCATCGGGCAGGTTCGCGAAAGCAGGCTCAGCGCTCTTGGCAATCCCGGGATTCCCGCCTACTCGGATCCGTCCCGCATCGAGGACGAACTGGTCTTTGCCCGGCTCTTCTTCGACCGTTACAAGCTACCTGTGATCGACGTCACCCGACGTTCCATCGAAGAGACGGCCGCCTCGATCCGCCATATCCTGACAGGACACACATGA
- a CDS encoding Tim44/TimA family putative adaptor protein produces the protein MGSQLIQILVLAGVALFLVLRLRDVLGTRDGFEGPVGPKKQPPVESSSRSFEVIDGGTKDRDIADHVDPESPVAEALLKMKRAEPGFSVSEFAHGARQAYEMIVMAYENGELDTLQQFLAPEVYDGFSAAVFARADKGYTVDANFVGVREVKIVDASFDEETREGDITLRFVGELTSVVRNPDGEIVEGNPQEIKRQKDVWTFSRVMGSENPNWLLVATGG, from the coding sequence ATGGGCTCGCAACTGATCCAGATACTGGTTTTGGCCGGGGTTGCGCTGTTCCTTGTCCTGCGCCTGCGCGATGTTCTGGGCACCCGGGACGGGTTCGAAGGCCCGGTCGGCCCCAAGAAGCAGCCTCCGGTCGAAAGTTCGTCGCGCAGCTTCGAGGTGATCGATGGCGGCACCAAGGACCGGGATATCGCCGATCATGTCGATCCCGAAAGCCCTGTGGCCGAAGCGCTGCTGAAGATGAAGCGCGCCGAGCCGGGCTTTTCCGTGTCGGAATTCGCCCATGGCGCGCGGCAGGCTTATGAAATGATCGTGATGGCCTACGAGAACGGCGAGCTGGACACGCTGCAGCAGTTCCTCGCGCCCGAGGTCTATGACGGCTTTTCCGCTGCGGTCTTCGCGCGTGCCGACAAGGGCTACACGGTGGATGCGAATTTCGTCGGTGTACGCGAGGTGAAGATCGTGGATGCGTCCTTCGACGAGGAAACCCGCGAGGGCGACATCACCCTGCGCTTCGTGGGCGAGCTGACGTCGGTCGTGCGCAATCCCGACGGCGAGATCGTCGAGGGCAACCCGCAGGAGATCAAGCGCCAGAAGGATGTCTGGACCTTCAGCCGCGTGATGGGCAGCGAGAACCCCAACTGGCTTCTGGTCGCCACTGGCGGCTGA
- a CDS encoding DUF4170 domain-containing protein, whose protein sequence is MTQRLHLVFGGELVDPSGTEFRDVDAIDIVGIFPDYASAYDAWKAKAQATVDNAHTRYFIAHIHRLMDEGSAGSGTRKLG, encoded by the coding sequence ATGACGCAGCGCCTGCATCTGGTCTTTGGTGGGGAGCTTGTCGATCCCTCCGGTACCGAGTTCCGCGACGTGGATGCGATCGATATCGTGGGCATCTTTCCCGACTACGCATCCGCCTACGACGCCTGGAAGGCGAAGGCGCAGGCGACCGTGGACAATGCCCATACGCGCTATTTCATCGCGCATATCCACAGGCTCATGGACGAGGGCAGCGCTGGCTCCGGCACCCGGAAACTGGGCTGA
- the lpxK gene encoding tetraacyldisaccharide 4'-kinase, which yields MQAPVFWSNPPDAPGLAARLLAPAAALWRWQAARRIARPPRHRPQVPVICVGNLTVGGTGKTPVVSALLQRLGEKGIAAHALSRGYGGTEQGPLRVDPRLHGAAGVGDEPLLLSGFGPAWISRDRAAGARAAEAAGAAAVVLDDGFQNPDLPKDLAILVVDAVAGFGNGRVVPAGPLREPVERGIARADLVIALGPEKARERLLSDWPALGRLPVLGGTLAPLPTGMPWQGLRCLAFAGIGRPGKFFATLEALGADIVATRAFPDHASYPRAILQRLAAEADRLGAQLVTTEKDAVRLPEDFRHRVLTLPVRLSLGDWGPLDDALDRVLAPRK from the coding sequence ATGCAGGCGCCGGTTTTCTGGTCGAACCCGCCTGACGCACCCGGGCTTGCCGCGCGCCTGCTGGCGCCGGCTGCGGCACTCTGGCGCTGGCAGGCTGCCCGGCGCATCGCCCGCCCGCCCCGGCATCGCCCGCAGGTCCCGGTGATCTGTGTCGGCAACCTGACCGTTGGCGGCACGGGCAAGACCCCCGTGGTTTCCGCGTTGCTGCAACGCCTTGGAGAGAAGGGCATCGCCGCCCATGCGCTGTCGCGCGGCTACGGGGGAACAGAGCAGGGCCCGCTCAGGGTGGATCCGCGCCTGCATGGCGCGGCCGGGGTCGGGGACGAGCCGCTGCTTCTGTCGGGTTTCGGGCCGGCCTGGATATCCCGCGACCGCGCCGCTGGCGCCAGGGCTGCCGAGGCAGCGGGTGCGGCGGCGGTGGTTCTGGATGACGGCTTCCAGAACCCGGACCTGCCGAAGGATCTGGCGATCCTGGTTGTCGATGCGGTGGCAGGGTTCGGCAATGGCCGTGTCGTCCCGGCCGGTCCGTTGCGCGAACCGGTCGAGCGGGGCATCGCCCGCGCCGATCTGGTGATCGCGCTGGGACCCGAGAAGGCCCGCGAACGGTTGCTTTCGGACTGGCCCGCGCTGGGGCGGCTGCCGGTGCTGGGCGGGACGCTGGCGCCGCTGCCGACCGGGATGCCGTGGCAGGGCCTGCGCTGTCTTGCCTTCGCCGGGATCGGGCGGCCGGGCAAGTTCTTTGCGACGCTTGAGGCGCTGGGCGCAGATATCGTCGCGACGCGTGCCTTTCCGGATCACGCCAGCTATCCGCGCGCGATCCTGCAAAGACTGGCGGCCGAGGCCGATCGTCTGGGCGCCCAGCTTGTGACCACCGAGAAGGACGCGGTGCGCCTGCCCGAGGATTTCCGACATCGCGTCCTGACGCTACCCGTTCGCCTGTCGCTCGGGGATTGGGGCCCGCTCGATGACGCGCTGGACCGGGTGCTGGCGCCGCGCAAGTGA
- a CDS encoding Smr/MutS family protein has translation MRRKPRKLTSEERRLWSQIAQTATPLREAKPLEPPAQAPDDHPLSPSGTETTSSFPFGLPRRRARPEPAVRLDLAPDPMKAPDMLGPPRMDARAYGRMTRGKLAPEARIDLHGMTMDRAHDALRSFILSSHARGLRLVLVITGKGRDRPDEDWANPARRGVLRNAVPQWLQLAPLSMLVLQIAPAHIRHGGGGAYYVYLRKQG, from the coding sequence ATGCGCCGCAAGCCCCGCAAGCTGACATCGGAAGAGCGTCGCCTCTGGAGCCAGATCGCCCAGACGGCAACGCCGCTGCGCGAGGCGAAGCCTTTGGAACCCCCCGCGCAGGCACCGGACGATCATCCCCTTTCCCCATCCGGGACTGAGACGACTTCCTCCTTTCCCTTCGGTCTGCCCCGAAGACGCGCCCGTCCCGAGCCCGCGGTGCGGCTCGACCTGGCGCCGGACCCGATGAAGGCGCCGGACATGCTGGGCCCGCCCAGGATGGATGCACGCGCCTATGGGCGGATGACGCGCGGCAAGCTTGCCCCCGAGGCGCGGATCGACCTGCATGGAATGACCATGGACCGCGCGCATGACGCGCTGCGGTCCTTCATCCTGTCCAGCCACGCGCGGGGTCTGCGTCTTGTTCTGGTCATTACCGGAAAGGGCCGCGACCGACCCGATGAGGACTGGGCGAACCCGGCGCGCCGTGGCGTGCTGCGCAATGCCGTGCCGCAATGGCTGCAACTGGCGCCACTGTCGATGCTGGTCCTTCAGATCGCGCCCGCCCATATCCGCCATGGCGGTGGCGGCGCCTATTACGTCTATCTGCGCAAACAGGGCTGA
- the rho gene encoding transcription termination factor Rho, which produces MDFERLSLADLKAKSPADLLEMAEELEIENASSMRKGDMMFAILKELAEEGVEISGDGVLEVLQDGFGFLRSPEANYLPGPDDIYVSPNQIRKYALRTGDTVDGVIRAPKDNERYFGLVKVSRINFEDPEKARHKVHFDNLTPLYPDERLKMEVEDPTIKDRSARIIDLVAPIGKGQRSLIVAPPRTGKTVLLQNIAASIEKNHPECFLIVLLVDERPEEVTDMQRSVKGEVVSSTFDEPATRHVAVAEMVIEKAKRLVEHKRDVVILLDSITRLGRAFNTVVPSSGKVLTGGVDANALQRPKRFFGAARNIEEGGSLTIIATALIDTGSRMDEVIFEEFKGTGNSEIVLDRKIADKRVFPAIDILKSGTRKEDLLVEKSELTKMFVLRRILNPMGTTDAIEFLLTKLKQTKSNAEFFDSMNS; this is translated from the coding sequence ATGGATTTCGAACGACTTTCCCTCGCCGATCTGAAGGCGAAAAGCCCGGCTGACCTTCTCGAAATGGCCGAGGAGCTGGAGATCGAGAACGCCTCCAGCATGCGCAAGGGCGACATGATGTTCGCCATCCTCAAGGAACTGGCTGAGGAAGGCGTCGAAATCTCTGGCGACGGCGTGCTGGAAGTGCTGCAGGACGGTTTCGGTTTCCTGCGCTCGCCCGAGGCGAACTACTTGCCGGGCCCTGACGATATCTATGTCAGTCCGAACCAGATCCGGAAATACGCCCTTCGCACCGGTGACACCGTCGACGGGGTGATCCGGGCGCCGAAGGACAACGAGCGTTATTTCGGCCTGGTAAAGGTGTCGCGGATCAATTTCGAGGATCCTGAAAAGGCGCGTCACAAGGTTCATTTCGACAACCTGACGCCGCTTTACCCCGACGAGCGGCTGAAAATGGAGGTAGAGGATCCGACGATCAAGGATCGCTCCGCCCGTATCATCGATCTGGTGGCACCCATCGGGAAAGGTCAGCGTTCGCTGATCGTTGCGCCACCTCGCACGGGGAAGACAGTTCTCTTGCAGAACATCGCCGCATCCATCGAAAAGAACCATCCGGAGTGCTTCCTGATCGTCCTTCTGGTCGACGAGCGGCCGGAAGAAGTCACGGACATGCAGCGTTCCGTGAAGGGGGAGGTGGTGTCCTCTACCTTTGACGAGCCGGCAACGCGGCACGTGGCCGTGGCTGAAATGGTGATCGAGAAGGCCAAGCGCCTGGTCGAACACAAGCGTGACGTCGTGATCCTTCTCGACTCGATCACCCGCCTGGGCCGCGCCTTCAATACCGTGGTCCCAAGCTCTGGCAAGGTATTGACCGGGGGCGTCGATGCCAATGCGCTGCAGCGTCCGAAGCGGTTCTTCGGGGCTGCACGGAACATCGAGGAAGGCGGTTCGCTGACCATCATCGCGACAGCGCTGATCGACACCGGCAGCCGCATGGACGAGGTGATTTTCGAGGAATTCAAGGGAACCGGCAACTCGGAGATCGTGCTCGATCGCAAGATCGCGGACAAGCGCGTCTTCCCGGCGATAGACATCCTGAAATCCGGCACCCGCAAGGAAGATCTTCTGGTCGAGAAGTCCGAACTGACGAAGATGTTTGTCCTGCGGCGGATTCTCAATCCGATGGGCACGACGGATGCGATCGAGTTCCTGCTGACAAAACTCAAGCAGACGAAATCCAACGCTGAATTCTTCGATTCGATGAACAGCTAG
- the secB gene encoding protein-export chaperone SecB — protein sequence MAENDTATPEAGTTQPQRPRMQVVAQYVRDLSFENVALMKGARIEGTPQMQVQVALDANKRGENLYEVITKVKVESKAGDVVVFLLELDYAGQFKVENIPDAQLHPYLLIECPRMTFPYVRRVIGDVTRDGGFPPLNLDNIDFLALYQQDLARRQAAQQAQGGNGSAQA from the coding sequence ATGGCCGAGAACGATACCGCCACCCCGGAAGCGGGGACGACGCAGCCGCAGCGCCCGCGGATGCAGGTCGTTGCGCAATATGTGCGTGACCTGTCCTTCGAGAACGTCGCCCTGATGAAGGGGGCGCGGATCGAGGGCACCCCGCAGATGCAGGTGCAGGTGGCGCTCGACGCCAACAAGCGGGGCGAGAACCTGTACGAGGTGATCACCAAGGTAAAGGTGGAAAGCAAGGCCGGCGATGTCGTCGTGTTCCTGCTGGAACTGGACTACGCCGGCCAGTTCAAGGTCGAGAACATCCCAGACGCTCAGCTGCATCCCTATCTGCTGATCGAATGCCCGCGCATGACCTTTCCCTATGTCCGGCGGGTGATCGGCGATGTGACCCGCGACGGCGGCTTCCCGCCGCTCAACCTGGACAACATCGATTTCCTTGCCCTTTACCAGCAGGATCTTGCCCGCCGGCAGGCAGCCCAGCAGGCGCAGGGCGGCAACGGTAGCGCACAGGCCTGA
- a CDS encoding shikimate dehydrogenase produces MTDIPPPPLAGVVGWPIGHSRSPVLHGHWLSRYRIKGYYIPIGLRPQDFEDGIRSLPRLGFRGVNLTIPFKETILSMADSISDRAALIGAANTLVFREDGSIYADNTDGIGFLESVRSSAPYWSPKSGPALVIGAGGAARAIVSALLTAGVPEVRLANRTRTKAEMLKEHFGARVTQIDWERASEAAAGAAIIVNTTALGMVGKPPLNFGFEHAAPNAVVVDIVYTPLETEFLKRAAECGLHVVDGVGMLLHQAVPGFESWFGVRPEVDEELRNAVLSA; encoded by the coding sequence ATGACCGACATTCCACCGCCGCCACTTGCCGGAGTGGTGGGCTGGCCGATCGGCCATTCGCGTTCACCCGTGCTGCATGGCCACTGGCTGTCGCGTTACCGGATAAAGGGGTATTACATCCCCATCGGTCTGAGGCCGCAGGATTTCGAGGACGGGATCCGTTCCCTGCCACGCCTGGGGTTCCGGGGTGTGAACCTGACCATTCCGTTCAAGGAAACCATCCTGTCGATGGCGGATTCCATCTCGGATCGCGCAGCGCTGATCGGTGCGGCGAACACCCTGGTGTTCCGCGAGGACGGCTCGATCTATGCCGACAACACCGACGGGATCGGATTCCTCGAAAGCGTGCGGTCGAGCGCCCCCTACTGGTCCCCGAAATCCGGTCCGGCACTCGTGATCGGCGCGGGCGGCGCCGCGCGGGCGATCGTCTCGGCGCTACTGACCGCCGGCGTGCCCGAGGTCCGTCTGGCCAACCGCACCCGCACCAAGGCCGAGATGCTGAAGGAACATTTCGGCGCACGGGTTACACAGATCGACTGGGAGCGGGCGTCCGAGGCTGCCGCCGGTGCTGCAATCATCGTGAACACGACAGCGCTGGGCATGGTCGGAAAGCCGCCGCTCAACTTCGGGTTCGAGCACGCGGCACCGAATGCGGTCGTGGTCGATATCGTCTACACCCCGCTCGAGACGGAATTCCTCAAGCGCGCGGCAGAATGCGGGCTTCATGTCGTGGATGGCGTCGGGATGCTTCTGCATCAGGCCGTGCCCGGGTTCGAGAGCTGGTTCGGCGTGCGGCCCGAGGTGGACGAGGAGTTGCGCAACGCCGTCCTTTCGGCATGA
- a CDS encoding Maf family protein yields the protein MTESRLVLASRSAARAALLRANHVDFEVVPARVDEAAVKEAMLADGAPGRDIADALAELKAQRVASRHPHRLVLGSDQVLVSNGRLFDKPATLEEAREQLLALRGTTHELLSAAVVFEDGHPVWRHVGRAQMIMRPFSDDFLERYILRHGDGLLATVGCYRLEEDGASLFSRVQGDYFSVLGLPLLEVLHFLRTRGILTE from the coding sequence ATGACCGAATCCCGCCTCGTCCTTGCCTCCAGATCCGCTGCGCGCGCCGCCTTGCTGCGCGCCAACCATGTCGATTTCGAAGTCGTTCCCGCCCGTGTGGACGAAGCGGCGGTGAAGGAAGCGATGCTGGCCGATGGCGCCCCGGGTCGCGATATTGCCGATGCGCTGGCAGAACTGAAGGCACAGCGCGTCGCGTCGCGACATCCGCATCGGCTGGTACTCGGATCCGATCAGGTGCTTGTCAGCAATGGCAGGCTGTTCGACAAGCCGGCCACGCTTGAAGAGGCGCGTGAGCAGCTTCTTGCGTTGCGCGGCACCACTCACGAGCTTCTGTCCGCAGCCGTTGTCTTCGAGGACGGTCACCCGGTCTGGCGGCATGTCGGGCGCGCGCAGATGATCATGCGCCCGTTCAGCGACGACTTTCTCGAACGCTACATCTTGCGTCATGGGGATGGCCTACTTGCCACAGTTGGCTGTTATCGACTGGAAGAGGATGGCGCCTCGCTTTTCTCGCGCGTGCAGGGTGACTATTTCTCGGTCCTGGGTTTGCCGCTTCTGGAAGTGCTGCATTTCCTGAGAACGAGGGGGATCTTGACGGAATGA
- a CDS encoding FxsA family protein, which yields MWLFVLFVLVPIIEIALFIQVGGFIGLWPTLAIVIATAAAGTFLVRGQGLATLAQLQASMDRGGDPTGPLANGVLILVAGLLLLTPGFFTDGCGFALLVPQLRAALIRWGAARLASRIHVAGAHHSHGTTRYETRADIIEGEYRPLDDDGDDRSKGSSGWTKPH from the coding sequence ATGTGGCTTTTTGTCCTTTTCGTCCTCGTGCCGATCATAGAGATCGCCCTGTTCATCCAGGTCGGCGGCTTCATCGGCCTCTGGCCGACGCTGGCCATCGTGATCGCGACCGCGGCGGCGGGCACCTTTCTGGTACGCGGCCAGGGCCTGGCGACGCTCGCCCAGCTACAGGCCAGCATGGACCGGGGCGGCGACCCGACCGGGCCACTGGCCAATGGCGTGCTGATCCTGGTGGCGGGGCTTCTGCTGCTGACCCCGGGCTTCTTCACCGACGGCTGCGGCTTTGCCCTGCTGGTCCCGCAGCTGCGCGCCGCGCTGATCCGCTGGGGCGCGGCCCGGCTGGCAAGCCGGATCCACGTTGCGGGCGCGCACCATTCGCACGGCACCACCCGGTACGAGACGCGCGCCGACATCATCGAAGGCGAGTACCGCCCCCTCGACGACGATGGGGATGACCGCTCCAAGGGGTCCTCCGGCTGGACGAAGCCGCATTGA
- the coaE gene encoding dephospho-CoA kinase (Dephospho-CoA kinase (CoaE) performs the final step in coenzyme A biosynthesis.) produces the protein MTPRRPFRLGLTGSIAMGKSTTAAMFRDAGVPVWDADAAVHKLYAQGGAAVAPVAGLVPSALRDGGIDRAALSRAIRDDARLLPKIEAIVHPLVRAEREAFVASTESALVVFDIPLLFETGGDADCDAIVVVTAPADVQRARALSRPGADPARFEGLLARQLPDAEKRARADYIIDTSRGLEDARAQVQSVLESVKERINA, from the coding sequence ATGACCCCGCGACGGCCATTTCGGCTGGGCCTGACCGGCTCCATCGCAATGGGGAAATCGACGACTGCCGCAATGTTCCGGGATGCCGGCGTCCCGGTCTGGGACGCGGACGCGGCGGTGCACAAGCTTTATGCGCAGGGTGGCGCGGCCGTTGCACCGGTCGCGGGGCTGGTGCCCTCGGCACTTCGGGACGGCGGCATCGACCGTGCCGCACTCTCGCGGGCGATCCGCGACGATGCCCGACTACTTCCGAAGATCGAGGCGATCGTCCATCCGCTGGTGCGCGCGGAGCGCGAAGCCTTCGTCGCGTCGACCGAGAGCGCCCTGGTCGTTTTCGACATCCCGCTTCTGTTCGAAACCGGCGGTGATGCCGATTGTGATGCGATCGTCGTCGTGACCGCACCGGCGGACGTCCAGCGCGCCCGCGCCCTGTCACGCCCCGGTGCCGATCCCGCCCGGTTCGAGGGTCTGCTTGCCCGCCAGCTGCCGGATGCGGAAAAACGCGCGCGTGCCGACTACATCATCGACACGTCGCGCGGGCTTGAGGATGCCCGCGCCCAGGTCCAGTCTGTGCTGGAAAGCGTGAAGGAGCGGATCAATGCGTGA
- a CDS encoding 3-deoxy-D-manno-octulosonic acid transferase, with amino-acid sequence MGQSLALALYLGLSDLAEGPVRRRLRRRQDAGKEDPARSGERFGHASLPRPDGRLVWFHAASVGESLSLLGLIDTLLAEHLDLHVLMTTGTVTSAGLMGQRLPGRAFHQFAPVDTGPAIRRFLAHWRPDLAIWTESELWPRMIVSTHATGCPLLLINARISPASARRLRLLRGFTRSLLGRFERVLAQDDAVAERFHRLGADPARLETTGSLKDTAEPLPHDPMALSDLMKRLAGRSCWLAASTHEGEEELVAIAHREARRSVHGLVLILAPRHPERGPEIARKLRAAGWRVSLRSAGELIDRNTEIYVADTLGEMGLWYRAASVSFIGGSLVPIGGHNPFEPALLGSAILYGPHVANFETAYERFRRAAAAVKVAKAEDLGQRLVETLPPDRAAALATAAWTVSSEGADVTRRVLDVIKAYLPARAQR; translated from the coding sequence ATGGGACAATCGCTGGCCCTGGCGCTGTATCTGGGACTGTCCGACCTGGCCGAGGGCCCGGTCCGACGACGCCTGCGACGGCGGCAGGATGCCGGGAAGGAAGACCCGGCGCGGTCCGGGGAACGCTTCGGTCACGCATCGCTGCCCAGGCCCGATGGTCGGCTTGTATGGTTTCACGCGGCATCCGTGGGCGAGTCGCTGTCGCTTCTGGGACTGATCGACACGCTGCTGGCGGAACACCTGGATCTGCATGTCCTGATGACGACGGGCACGGTGACATCGGCCGGGTTGATGGGCCAGCGGCTTCCCGGGCGCGCCTTTCACCAGTTCGCCCCGGTGGATACTGGCCCCGCGATACGCCGCTTCCTTGCCCATTGGCGGCCCGACCTAGCAATCTGGACCGAAAGCGAGCTGTGGCCGCGGATGATCGTCAGCACCCATGCAACGGGATGCCCGCTGCTGTTGATAAATGCGCGCATCTCTCCGGCATCGGCGCGGCGCCTGCGATTGCTGCGCGGCTTCACCCGGTCGCTGCTGGGCCGGTTCGAGCGTGTCCTCGCGCAGGATGATGCCGTAGCCGAGCGTTTTCACCGGCTGGGCGCGGACCCGGCGCGGCTCGAGACGACGGGCAGCCTGAAAGATACTGCGGAACCGCTGCCGCACGACCCGATGGCGCTGAGCGATCTGATGAAGCGGCTTGCGGGGCGCAGTTGCTGGCTGGCCGCGTCCACCCACGAGGGCGAGGAAGAGCTTGTCGCCATCGCCCACCGCGAGGCGCGGCGTTCGGTGCACGGGCTGGTGCTGATACTCGCCCCGCGTCACCCCGAGCGTGGGCCCGAGATTGCGCGCAAGCTGCGCGCCGCGGGCTGGCGGGTATCTCTGCGCTCGGCCGGTGAACTGATCGACCGCAATACGGAGATCTATGTCGCCGATACGCTGGGCGAAATGGGGCTGTGGTATCGGGCTGCTTCGGTCAGCTTCATCGGCGGCTCGCTGGTTCCCATCGGTGGCCACAACCCGTTCGAGCCGGCGCTTCTGGGATCGGCCATTCTTTACGGCCCGCATGTCGCGAATTTCGAGACCGCCTACGAGCGTTTCCGCCGCGCCGCCGCCGCTGTGAAGGTGGCAAAGGCCGAAGATCTGGGCCAGCGGCTGGTCGAGACCCTGCCGCCCGATCGCGCTGCGGCGCTGGCGACAGCCGCGTGGACCGTCTCTTCCGAAGGGGCGGATGTGACGCGGCGGGTGCTCGATGTGATCAAGGCCTATCTGCCGGCACGGGCCCAGCGCTGA